From a single Nicotiana tomentosiformis chromosome 2, ASM39032v3, whole genome shotgun sequence genomic region:
- the LOC138904269 gene encoding uncharacterized protein: MCETFNIKHRNSTAYSPQMNGAVKAANKNIKKILRKIVDNYKQWHEKLPFALLGYLTMVRTSTGETPYLLVYGTEAIIPIEVEIPSLRVIQEAEISDVEWVQRWYEQLAL, encoded by the coding sequence atgtgtgaaacattcaataTCAAGCATCGGAACTCTACAGCATACAgcccgcaaatgaatggagccgtaaaagccgccaacaagaacatcaagaagatattgaggaaaatagtagacaattacaaacaatggcacgagaagttaccatttgcttTGCTCGGGTATCTCACCATGGTTCGTACATCCACTGGGGAAACTCCCTATCTACTTGTTTACGGTACTGAAGCCATTATTCCCATAGAAGTAGAAATCCCTTCCTTAAGAGTCATACAGGAAGCCGAGATCAGTGACGTAGAATGGGTACAAAGAtggtatgaacaactagctctttga
- the LOC138904271 gene encoding uncharacterized protein has translation MDDLSGIRKDNDAVAENVETSDGRSTPMQNELLLCLEHKIMEFRPDVEMPEGYKPPKFEMFNGTGDPKVHLRTYSDKLVRVGKNERILIKLFMRSLIGDALSWYISQTPKKWVNWVNMASDFMDRCRFITKNAPDIFYIQNLKKKLTETFREYATRWRSEAAKGHTIEECRTLKDKIQTLIDTKVIQARKLHQIIATTLSRITEVRE, from the exons ATGGATGATCTAagcggtatcaggaaagacaatgaTGCTGTGGCGGAAAACGTTGAAACTTCTGATGGCAGAAGTACTCCGATGCAGAATGAGTTGCTCTTATGTTTGGAGCATAAAATTATGGAATTTAgg CCGGATGTGGAAatgccggagggttacaaacctcccaagttcgaaatgttcaatggtactggtgatccgaaggtgcatctgAGAACATACAGCGACAAGCTTGTAAGAGTGGGTAAGAATGAACGAATCCTCATAAAACTATTCATGCGAAGCCTTATAGGAGACgctttgtcttggtatatcagtcaaaccccaaagaagtgggttaattgggtgaatatggcatcagatttcatggatagatGCAGGTTCATCACGAAAAATgcgccagacattttctacattcagaacctcaagaagaagctgaCAGAAACCTTTCGCGAGTATGCTACgcgttggagatcagaggccgcaaag ggtcataccattgaggagtgccgcacgttgaaagacaagattcagacactgatcgacactaaggttatacaagcaagGAAGTTGCACCAAATAATCGCAACAACCCTCTCTCGGATaacagaggtgagggagtga